The genomic region ATGTGCCGCCATTCGGAGGCGCTTCGCTGGCGCAAGGCGTCGATGTCGTGGGTGACATCGAGCAGGCTCCCGCACTCGCGGCACAAGTAGATGGCCTCGAAAATCGAGTACCGGGCCTCGCACTCGGGGTTGATGCACTGAAACCAGCAGTTATAGTCCATCGCCCACCCAAAAAGACGCGGAAATACAGGTTCCGTAAAATGACCGTCCGATTATTCCAGAGCCAAGCGGGTCTGGCAACGAAGAGCCTCCGGCGCGCTCTCCGCTAGGCCGGGGAGGCTTCGGTTTCCGGCGGCGCGGCGCGGGTTTCTCTCTCGCGGATGAGGCTGACGATTACCGCGGCCTGGAGGCAGAGGTAGGCACCCAGGGCGAACGCCATGTTGTAGCTTCCCGTCGCATCGAAGATGTAGCCGCTGAGCCAGGCACCCAGGCCCGAGCCCAGCTGGTGGCTCAGCGAAATCAGGCCGAAGAGCACCCCTACGTTCCGCGCACCGAAAAAATCCCCCGTCAGCGCCGAGGTCAGCGGCACGGTGGCGATCCACGATAGGCCGATCATCATCGGCACCACCCAGACCGTCAGGTCATTTTTGAAGAAGATGAAAAGGATGAAGCCCAGCCCGCGGAAGATGTAGACAAGGCTGAGCGGCACCTTCCGGCCCAGTTTGTCGGAAATGGGCCCGATGATGAGCACTCCCAAGGTGTTCAGCGCCCCGCCGAGCGCAAAGGCCGAGGCGGCCGTCGTCGAGGTAAAGCCGACATCGGTCGCAAAGGGGATCCAGTGAACGGCCATGATCGTCACCGTAAAGCCGCATGTAAAAAAGCTGGCGACGAGAAGCACGAAAG from bacterium harbors:
- a CDS encoding MFS transporter; amino-acid sequence: GWRSTFFWAGIGLLAVMIPLCTLVIRNRQAGEEEAKSKPSAGGAIRYVPYDLPWVECLHKIPFVLLVASFFTCGFTVTIMAVHWIPFATDVGFTSTTAASAFALGGALNTLGVLIIGPISDKLGRKVPLSLVYIFRGLGFILFIFFKNDLTVWVVPMMIGLSWIATVPLTSALTGDFFGARNVGVLFGLISLSHQLGSGLGAWLSGYIFDATGSYNMAFALGAYLCLQAAVIVSLIRERETRAAPPETEASPA